The following proteins are co-located in the Malus sylvestris chromosome 13, drMalSylv7.2, whole genome shotgun sequence genome:
- the LOC126595448 gene encoding uncharacterized protein LOC126595448, translating to MEDIMAKFAGHFAIMVEEHKLIVVDQLETATLKSLRVFLMGRVLSHKPVNKEGFKRHMRNLWHPKANVVVTDLEDDRFAFGFNSMQECNTILRGGPWLYNKQYLLVLGEANNLAYPTQIPLHFQEFWVQFKGLPLCYMTRPMGKF from the coding sequence ATGGAGGATATAATGGCAAAGTTTGCAGGTCATTTCGCGATTATGGTGGAGGAACACAAATTGATCGTCGTTGATCAGTTGGAGACCGCTACGTTGAAGTCCTTGAGAGTCTTTCTCATGGGAAGGGTTCTCTCACACAAACCGGTGAACAAGGAAGGATTTAAAAGACATATGAGAAATCTTTGGCATCCTAAAGCGAATGTAGTGGTGACAGATTTAGAGGATGATCGTTTTGCATTTGGTTTCAATTCCATGCAAGAATGTAACACCATTCTTCGAGGAGGGCCTTGGTTGTATAACAAGCAATATCTATTGGTGCTTGGTGAGGCAAATAATTTGGCGTACCCAACTCAGATCCCACTGCACTTTCAGGAATTTTGGGTGCAGTTCAAGGGATTACCCCTCTGCTACATGACTCGGCCTATGGGGAAGTTTTAA